A window of the Eubalaena glacialis isolate mEubGla1 chromosome 9, mEubGla1.1.hap2.+ XY, whole genome shotgun sequence genome harbors these coding sequences:
- the LOC133098232 gene encoding mitochondrial fission regulator 1-like isoform X2, with protein sequence MSGMEANVTIPIWQNKPHGAARSVVRRIGTNLPLKPCPRATFETLPNISDLCLRDVPPVPTLADIAWIAADVEETYALVRSDTRPLRHTWKPSPLIVIQRNASVPKLRGLEERLLALKKPALPALSCTKELQDELSHRRSQIAKIVAADAGMTSPRRPRYRSLSFHQSPCFVLPALNVANRNTKLPAARLKKMTASLCPRPAALQT encoded by the exons ATGTCAGGAATGGAGGCCAATGTGACCATCCCAATCTGGCAAAACAAGCCGCATGGAGCTGCTCGAAGTGTAGTGAGAAGAATCGGGACCAACCTGCCCCTGAAGCCATGTCCCCGGGCAACCTTTGAGACCCTGCCCAACATCTCTGACCTGTGTCTGAGGGATGTACCCCCAGTCCCTACTCTGGCTGACATCGCCTGGATTGCTGCAGATGTAGAGGAGACTTATGCCCTGGTCAGGAGCGATACACGCCCCCTGAGGCACACCTGGAAGCCCAGCCCTCTGATCGTCATTCAGCGCAATGCCTCAGTGCCCAAACTGCGTGGGTTGGAGGAGAGGCTTCTGGCCTTGAAGAAGCCAGCCCTGCCAGCCCTTAGCTGCACCAAAGAGCTGCAGGATGAGCTGAGCCACCGGCGCAGCCAGATTGCTAAAATAGTGGCAGCTGATGCAGGAA TGACATCACCGAGGAGACCAAGGTACAGGTCCCTGAGCTTCCATCAGTCCCCCTGCTTTGTTCTGCCAGCCCTGAATGTTGCAAACCGGAACACAAAGCTACCTGCCGCTCGTCTGAAGAAGATGACTGCGTCTCTCTGTCCAAGGCCAGCAGCTTTGCAGACATGA
- the LOC133098232 gene encoding mitochondrial fission regulator 1-like isoform X1 — protein sequence MSGMEANVTIPIWQNKPHGAARSVVRRIGTNLPLKPCPRATFETLPNISDLCLRDVPPVPTLADIAWIAADVEETYALVRSDTRPLRHTWKPSPLIVIQRNASVPKLRGLEERLLALKKPALPALSCTKELQDELSHRRSQIAKIVAADAGSSNVSSPLPCFGSSFHSTTSFVISDITEETKVQVPELPSVPLLCSASPECCKPEHKATCRSSEEDDCVSLSKASSFADMMGILKDFHRVKQSQDLNWSLLREEDPAVLISEVLKRKFALKEEDASRKGN from the coding sequence ATGTCAGGAATGGAGGCCAATGTGACCATCCCAATCTGGCAAAACAAGCCGCATGGAGCTGCTCGAAGTGTAGTGAGAAGAATCGGGACCAACCTGCCCCTGAAGCCATGTCCCCGGGCAACCTTTGAGACCCTGCCCAACATCTCTGACCTGTGTCTGAGGGATGTACCCCCAGTCCCTACTCTGGCTGACATCGCCTGGATTGCTGCAGATGTAGAGGAGACTTATGCCCTGGTCAGGAGCGATACACGCCCCCTGAGGCACACCTGGAAGCCCAGCCCTCTGATCGTCATTCAGCGCAATGCCTCAGTGCCCAAACTGCGTGGGTTGGAGGAGAGGCTTCTGGCCTTGAAGAAGCCAGCCCTGCCAGCCCTTAGCTGCACCAAAGAGCTGCAGGATGAGCTGAGCCACCGGCGCAGCCAGATTGCTAAAATAGTGGCAGCTGATGCAGGAAGTTCAAATGTCTCTTCTCCCTTACCTTGTTTTGGATCCTCATTCCACTCTACAACTTCCTTTGTCATTAGTGACATCACCGAGGAGACCAAGGTACAGGTCCCTGAGCTTCCATCAGTCCCCCTGCTTTGTTCTGCCAGCCCTGAATGTTGCAAACCGGAACACAAAGCTACCTGCCGCTCGTCTGAAGAAGATGACTGCGTCTCTCTGTCCAAGGCCAGCAGCTTTGCAGACATGATGGGTATCCTAAAGGACTTCCACCGGGTGAAGCAGAGCCAAGACCTGAACTGGAGTTTATTGAGGGAGGAAGACCCTGCCGTGCTTATCTCTGAGGTCCTAAAGAGGAAGTTTGCTCTGAAGGAAGAAGATGCCAGTAGAAAAGGAAACTGA